In Rhodoligotrophos defluvii, a genomic segment contains:
- a CDS encoding DUF3606 domain-containing protein yields the protein MADDPMKRGGRDRSRVAGDQEHEVRHFAEQNGLTVEEARALFEQVGNDRKKFGDAVEQMKARRGP from the coding sequence ATGGCTGACGATCCTATGAAACGCGGAGGTCGCGACCGGAGCCGAGTGGCCGGCGACCAGGAACATGAGGTGCGTCATTTCGCGGAGCAGAACGGACTCACGGTCGAAGAGGCCCGCGCCCTGTTCGAGCAAGTTGGGAATGATCGGAAGAAGTTTGGCGATGCAGTCGAACAGATGAAGGCGCGCCGCGGCCCTTGA
- the yut gene encoding urea transporter, translated as MTGLVDRWSDVVGRSRALWLLDIHLRGAGQVMLQNNPLTGLLFILGICWGAIAAGNLALAIGGVVGLIVATLTAILLEADETALDQGLFGFNGILVGVAIPTFLAMSPATWFILIIGAAVSTIVMLATSHVMKVWGVPALTFPFVLTAWLVVLAAYSFGHLSIRGLAPPSLPTPIGETAASLDLSAGFFLTASIKGISQVFLINNIITGAMFILALLVSSGWAAGFAILGSIVSVAVALALGSSPAAIDAGLYSFSPVLTAIALGCVFFKPSSRVALFALLGTVFAVIVQAAFDAALAPLGVPTFTIAFVLVTWLFLLPKLDLKPHRHEPLEDGIVTDR; from the coding sequence ATGACCGGGCTTGTGGATAGATGGAGCGATGTGGTTGGGCGGAGCCGGGCCTTGTGGCTGCTCGATATCCATTTGCGCGGCGCTGGCCAGGTCATGCTCCAGAACAACCCCCTGACCGGTCTCCTTTTTATCCTGGGCATTTGCTGGGGAGCGATCGCTGCCGGCAATCTCGCTCTCGCCATCGGCGGCGTCGTGGGACTGATCGTGGCGACACTAACAGCCATTCTTCTTGAGGCTGATGAGACCGCGCTTGATCAGGGTCTGTTTGGTTTCAACGGCATTCTGGTCGGCGTCGCCATTCCGACATTTCTCGCAATGAGCCCCGCGACCTGGTTTATCCTCATCATCGGCGCGGCCGTCTCGACGATCGTCATGCTCGCCACCAGCCATGTCATGAAGGTCTGGGGCGTGCCTGCGCTGACCTTTCCTTTCGTGTTGACGGCCTGGCTCGTGGTGCTTGCCGCTTATTCCTTCGGGCATCTGTCGATCCGCGGCTTGGCGCCCCCAAGCCTGCCCACGCCGATCGGTGAAACGGCCGCCAGTCTCGATCTTTCTGCCGGCTTTTTTCTAACGGCCAGCATCAAGGGCATTTCCCAGGTCTTCCTGATCAACAACATCATCACCGGCGCCATGTTCATCCTCGCGCTTCTTGTCAGCTCGGGCTGGGCTGCGGGATTTGCGATCCTGGGCTCGATCGTGAGTGTCGCGGTCGCATTGGCTTTGGGCTCAAGTCCGGCCGCGATCGATGCCGGGCTTTACAGCTTCAGTCCGGTTCTCACGGCGATCGCGCTCGGATGCGTATTCTTCAAGCCGTCCTCGCGGGTGGCGCTGTTTGCGCTGCTGGGCACCGTTTTCGCAGTGATCGTGCAAGCTGCGTTCGATGCCGCGCTCGCCCCTCTAGGCGTTCCAACATTCACGATAGCGTTTGTGCTGGTCACCTGGCTGTTCCTCCTGCCCAAGCTTGATCTGAAGCCGCATCGCCACGAGCCGCTCGAGGACGGCATTGTCACCGACAGATAG